A region from the Aphis gossypii isolate Hap1 chromosome 1, ASM2018417v2, whole genome shotgun sequence genome encodes:
- the LOC114127064 gene encoding serpin B4-like isoform X8 translates to MSDDPKNMALATNLEALSLANHDFSFSLYKELAKTEKGNIFYSPFSIHVIMFMASIGAASKTFDEMIATIHLNKTTHSLEAYRNLLEDLISENDNLKLATGMFVDTAFNVKDSFVENSKKYLKSSMEKLNFKKDPEQQRQYLNNWVLNKTNNKIKDLFPKDSINQATALVLANAVHFKSGWAHTFNDAEDDSFYLTPNNKVTVKMMTLRHDLQYYHDNDLKFAALELPYEHHAFKMMILLPDAKDGLQELENNFSKINLHDISKKMTQYHVTVKLPRFKLEHSLQLEEVLSNLGCPTMFTRAANFSNIVESGDLFVSKVLHKAYVDVNEKGTEAAAATGVQFALMSAWIPEPAPNVDFYADHPFVIVILTSTDDVLFQGRLTKP, encoded by the exons ATGAGTGACG ATCCAAAAAATATGGCACTCGCCACAAATTTAGAAGCGTTAAGCTTGGCAAATcatgatttttcattttctttgtACAAG GAATTGGCCAAAACTGAAAAaggaaatattttctattctcCTTTCAGTATCCATGTCATCATGTTTATGGCTAGTATTGGAGCAGCTTCAAAAACCTTTGACGAAATGATTGCcactattcatttaaataaaactactcATTCTCTGGAAGCTTATAGGAATTTATTGGAAGACTTAATA agTGAAAATGATAATCTGAAACTGGCGACTGGAATGTTTGTTGATACTGCTTTCAATGTTAAAGATAGTTTTGTGGAAAACTccaaaaaatacttgaaatctTCCAtggaaaaattgaatttcaagAAAGACCCAGAACAACAgcgtcaatatttaaataattgggtCTTAAACAAAACCAATAACAAAATCAAAGATTTATTTCCCaaag ACTCCATTAATCAAGCCACTGCTTTAGTATTGGCAAAtgctgtacattttaaaagtggGTGGGcacatacatttaatgatgCAGAAGACGATTCTTTTTATCTGACTCCAAACAACAAAGTAACAGTCAAAATGATGACTTTAAGACATGATTTGCAATACTACCATGATAATGACCTAAAATTTGCTGCTCTTGAATTACCATATGAA catCATGCTTTCAAAATGATGATTTTGTTGCCTGACGCTAAAGATGGCTTGCAAGAGCTGgagaataatttttcaaaaattaacttacatGATATTTCAAAGAAAATGACCCAATATCATGTTACTGTCAAATTACCTCGTTTCAAATTAGAGCATTCACTTCAATTAGAAGAAGTCTTATCAAAT CTTGGATGTCCAACAATGTTTACACGAGCGGCAAACTTTTCTAACATTGTTGAAAGTGGTGATCTATTTGTGAGTAAGGTTCTGCATAAAGCATATGTTGATGTCAATGAAAAAGGAACTGAGGCTGCAGCAGCTACAg GAGTGCAATTCGCATTAATGAGTGCGTGGATTCCGGAACCGGCGCCGAACGTTGATTTCTACGCCGATCATCCGTTCGTCATCGTGATACTTACTAGTACGGATGATGTTCTATTTCAGGGTCGTCTTACAAAGCCATAA
- the LOC114127064 gene encoding serpin B4-like isoform X5 has translation MSDDPKNMALATNLEALSLANHDFSFSLYKELAKTEKGNIFYSPFSIHVIMFMASIGAASKTFDEMIATIHLNKTTHSLEAYRNLLEDLISENDNLKLATGMFVDTAFNVKDSFVENSKKYLKSSMEKLNFKKDPEQQRQYLNNWVLNKTNNKIKDLFPKDSINQATALVLANAVHFKSGWAHTFNDAEDDSFYLTPNNKVTVKMMTLRHDLQYYHDNDLKFAALELPYEHHAFKMMILLPDAKDGLQELENNFSKINLHDISKKMTQYHVTVKLPRFKLEHSLQLEEVLSNLGCPTMFTRAANFSNIVESGDLFVSKVLHKAYVDVNEKGTEAAAATAMIMMKYSARYPLIPPKKVEFYADHPFVVAIVSRTDDVLFLGRLSNP, from the exons ATGAGTGACG ATCCAAAAAATATGGCACTCGCCACAAATTTAGAAGCGTTAAGCTTGGCAAATcatgatttttcattttctttgtACAAG GAATTGGCCAAAACTGAAAAaggaaatattttctattctcCTTTCAGTATCCATGTCATCATGTTTATGGCTAGTATTGGAGCAGCTTCAAAAACCTTTGACGAAATGATTGCcactattcatttaaataaaactactcATTCTCTGGAAGCTTATAGGAATTTATTGGAAGACTTAATA agTGAAAATGATAATCTGAAACTGGCGACTGGAATGTTTGTTGATACTGCTTTCAATGTTAAAGATAGTTTTGTGGAAAACTccaaaaaatacttgaaatctTCCAtggaaaaattgaatttcaagAAAGACCCAGAACAACAgcgtcaatatttaaataattgggtCTTAAACAAAACCAATAACAAAATCAAAGATTTATTTCCCaaag ACTCCATTAATCAAGCCACTGCTTTAGTATTGGCAAAtgctgtacattttaaaagtggGTGGGcacatacatttaatgatgCAGAAGACGATTCTTTTTATCTGACTCCAAACAACAAAGTAACAGTCAAAATGATGACTTTAAGACATGATTTGCAATACTACCATGATAATGACCTAAAATTTGCTGCTCTTGAATTACCATATGAA catCATGCTTTCAAAATGATGATTTTGTTGCCTGACGCTAAAGATGGCTTGCAAGAGCTGgagaataatttttcaaaaattaacttacatGATATTTCAAAGAAAATGACCCAATATCATGTTACTGTCAAATTACCTCGTTTCAAATTAGAGCATTCACTTCAATTAGAAGAAGTCTTATCAAAT CTTGGATGTCCAACAATGTTTACACGAGCGGCAAACTTTTCTAACATTGTTGAAAGTGGTGATCTATTTGTGAGTAAGGTTCTGCATAAAGCATATGTTGATGTCAATGAAAAAGGAACTGAGGCTGCAGCAGCTACAg CAATGATTATGATGAAGTACAGTGCCAGATATCCGCTCATACCGCCGAAAAAAGTTGAATTCTACGCTGATCATCCTTTTGTCGTCGCGATAGTGTCGCGCACCGATGACGTCTTATTTCTTGGTCGCCTGTCGAATCCGTGA
- the LOC114127064 gene encoding serpin B4-like isoform X6, whose translation MSDDPKNMALATNLEALSLANHDFSFSLYKELAKTEKGNIFYSPFSIHVIMFMASIGAASKTFDEMIATIHLNKTTHSLEAYRNLLEDLISENDNLKLATGMFVDTAFNVKDSFVENSKKYLKSSMEKLNFKKDPEQQRQYLNNWVLNKTNNKIKDLFPKDSINQATALVLANAVHFKSGWAHTFNDAEDDSFYLTPNNKVTVKMMTLRHDLQYYHDNDLKFAALELPYEHHAFKMMILLPDAKDGLQELENNFSKINLHDISKKMTQYHVTVKLPRFKLEHSLQLEEVLSNLGCPTMFTRAANFSNIVESGDLFVSKVLHKAYVDVNEKGTEAAAATALILVKYSAIYQFMPPKDVEFHANHPFVIAIVSRTDDVLFLGRLSNP comes from the exons ATGAGTGACG ATCCAAAAAATATGGCACTCGCCACAAATTTAGAAGCGTTAAGCTTGGCAAATcatgatttttcattttctttgtACAAG GAATTGGCCAAAACTGAAAAaggaaatattttctattctcCTTTCAGTATCCATGTCATCATGTTTATGGCTAGTATTGGAGCAGCTTCAAAAACCTTTGACGAAATGATTGCcactattcatttaaataaaactactcATTCTCTGGAAGCTTATAGGAATTTATTGGAAGACTTAATA agTGAAAATGATAATCTGAAACTGGCGACTGGAATGTTTGTTGATACTGCTTTCAATGTTAAAGATAGTTTTGTGGAAAACTccaaaaaatacttgaaatctTCCAtggaaaaattgaatttcaagAAAGACCCAGAACAACAgcgtcaatatttaaataattgggtCTTAAACAAAACCAATAACAAAATCAAAGATTTATTTCCCaaag ACTCCATTAATCAAGCCACTGCTTTAGTATTGGCAAAtgctgtacattttaaaagtggGTGGGcacatacatttaatgatgCAGAAGACGATTCTTTTTATCTGACTCCAAACAACAAAGTAACAGTCAAAATGATGACTTTAAGACATGATTTGCAATACTACCATGATAATGACCTAAAATTTGCTGCTCTTGAATTACCATATGAA catCATGCTTTCAAAATGATGATTTTGTTGCCTGACGCTAAAGATGGCTTGCAAGAGCTGgagaataatttttcaaaaattaacttacatGATATTTCAAAGAAAATGACCCAATATCATGTTACTGTCAAATTACCTCGTTTCAAATTAGAGCATTCACTTCAATTAGAAGAAGTCTTATCAAAT CTTGGATGTCCAACAATGTTTACACGAGCGGCAAACTTTTCTAACATTGTTGAAAGTGGTGATCTATTTGTGAGTAAGGTTCTGCATAAAGCATATGTTGATGTCAATGAAAAAGGAACTGAGGCTGCAGCAGCTACAg CACTCATTTTGGTGAAATACAGTGCCATATATCAGTTCATGCCGCCGAAAGATGTCGAATTCCACGCCAACCATCCTTTTGTCATCGCTATAGTGTCGCGTACCGATGACGTCTTATTTCTTGGTCGCCTGTCAAACCCTTGA
- the LOC114127064 gene encoding serpin B4-like isoform X9 yields MSDDPKNMALATNLEALSLANHDFSFSLYKELAKTEKGNIFYSPFSIHVIMFMASIGAASKTFDEMIATIHLNKTTHSLEAYRNLLEDLISENDNLKLATGMFVDTAFNVKDSFVENSKKYLKSSMEKLNFKKDPEQQRQYLNNWVLNKTNNKIKDLFPKDSINQATALVLANAVHFKSGWAHTFNDAEDDSFYLTPNNKVTVKMMTLRHDLQYYHDNDLKFAALELPYEHHAFKMMILLPDAKDGLQELENNFSKINLHDISKKMTQYHVTVKLPRFKLEHSLQLEEVLSNLGCPTMFTRAANFSNIVESGDLFVSKVLHKAYVDVNEKGTEAAAATGMVFMLTSMPHIQPRPNVNFVADHPFMFTIISRNSDVIFVGRLSKF; encoded by the exons ATGAGTGACG ATCCAAAAAATATGGCACTCGCCACAAATTTAGAAGCGTTAAGCTTGGCAAATcatgatttttcattttctttgtACAAG GAATTGGCCAAAACTGAAAAaggaaatattttctattctcCTTTCAGTATCCATGTCATCATGTTTATGGCTAGTATTGGAGCAGCTTCAAAAACCTTTGACGAAATGATTGCcactattcatttaaataaaactactcATTCTCTGGAAGCTTATAGGAATTTATTGGAAGACTTAATA agTGAAAATGATAATCTGAAACTGGCGACTGGAATGTTTGTTGATACTGCTTTCAATGTTAAAGATAGTTTTGTGGAAAACTccaaaaaatacttgaaatctTCCAtggaaaaattgaatttcaagAAAGACCCAGAACAACAgcgtcaatatttaaataattgggtCTTAAACAAAACCAATAACAAAATCAAAGATTTATTTCCCaaag ACTCCATTAATCAAGCCACTGCTTTAGTATTGGCAAAtgctgtacattttaaaagtggGTGGGcacatacatttaatgatgCAGAAGACGATTCTTTTTATCTGACTCCAAACAACAAAGTAACAGTCAAAATGATGACTTTAAGACATGATTTGCAATACTACCATGATAATGACCTAAAATTTGCTGCTCTTGAATTACCATATGAA catCATGCTTTCAAAATGATGATTTTGTTGCCTGACGCTAAAGATGGCTTGCAAGAGCTGgagaataatttttcaaaaattaacttacatGATATTTCAAAGAAAATGACCCAATATCATGTTACTGTCAAATTACCTCGTTTCAAATTAGAGCATTCACTTCAATTAGAAGAAGTCTTATCAAAT CTTGGATGTCCAACAATGTTTACACGAGCGGCAAACTTTTCTAACATTGTTGAAAGTGGTGATCTATTTGTGAGTAAGGTTCTGCATAAAGCATATGTTGATGTCAATGAAAAAGGAACTGAGGCTGCAGCAGCTACAg GTATGGTGTTTATGTTAACGAGCATGCCTCATATTCAGCCTCGACCCAACGTAAATTTTGTCGCTGATCACCCTTTCATGTTTACTATAATTTCTCGCAACAGCGACGTAATTTTTGTAGGCCGtttgtcaaaattttaa
- the LOC114127064 gene encoding serpin B4-like isoform X3 gives MSDDPKNMALATNLEALSLANHDFSFSLYKELAKTEKGNIFYSPFSIHVIMFMASIGAASKTFDEMIATIHLNKTTHSLEAYRNLLEDLISENDNLKLATGMFVDTAFNVKDSFVENSKKYLKSSMEKLNFKKDPEQQRQYLNNWVLNKTNNKIKDLFPKDSINQATALVLANAVHFKSGWAHTFNDAEDDSFYLTPNNKVTVKMMTLRHDLQYYHDNDLKFAALELPYEHHAFKMMILLPDAKDGLQELENNFSKINLHDISKKMTQYHVTVKLPRFKLEHSLQLEEVLSNLGCPTMFTRAANFSNIVESGDLFVSKVLHKAYVDVNEKGTEAAAATGINVTLLRLPAQLPKVYFVADHHFVVFIVSRTKIVLFMGRLKKPFKFY, from the exons ATGAGTGACG ATCCAAAAAATATGGCACTCGCCACAAATTTAGAAGCGTTAAGCTTGGCAAATcatgatttttcattttctttgtACAAG GAATTGGCCAAAACTGAAAAaggaaatattttctattctcCTTTCAGTATCCATGTCATCATGTTTATGGCTAGTATTGGAGCAGCTTCAAAAACCTTTGACGAAATGATTGCcactattcatttaaataaaactactcATTCTCTGGAAGCTTATAGGAATTTATTGGAAGACTTAATA agTGAAAATGATAATCTGAAACTGGCGACTGGAATGTTTGTTGATACTGCTTTCAATGTTAAAGATAGTTTTGTGGAAAACTccaaaaaatacttgaaatctTCCAtggaaaaattgaatttcaagAAAGACCCAGAACAACAgcgtcaatatttaaataattgggtCTTAAACAAAACCAATAACAAAATCAAAGATTTATTTCCCaaag ACTCCATTAATCAAGCCACTGCTTTAGTATTGGCAAAtgctgtacattttaaaagtggGTGGGcacatacatttaatgatgCAGAAGACGATTCTTTTTATCTGACTCCAAACAACAAAGTAACAGTCAAAATGATGACTTTAAGACATGATTTGCAATACTACCATGATAATGACCTAAAATTTGCTGCTCTTGAATTACCATATGAA catCATGCTTTCAAAATGATGATTTTGTTGCCTGACGCTAAAGATGGCTTGCAAGAGCTGgagaataatttttcaaaaattaacttacatGATATTTCAAAGAAAATGACCCAATATCATGTTACTGTCAAATTACCTCGTTTCAAATTAGAGCATTCACTTCAATTAGAAGAAGTCTTATCAAAT CTTGGATGTCCAACAATGTTTACACGAGCGGCAAACTTTTCTAACATTGTTGAAAGTGGTGATCTATTTGTGAGTAAGGTTCTGCATAAAGCATATGTTGATGTCAATGAAAAAGGAACTGAGGCTGCAGCAGCTACAg gtataaatgtaaCGTTACTAAGACTTCCTGCACAACTACctaaagtatattttgttgCTGATCaccattttgttgtttttatcgtTTCTAGAACAAAGATCGTTTTATTTATGGGTCGTTTAAAAAAaccgtttaaattttattaa
- the LOC114127064 gene encoding leukocyte elastase inhibitor-like isoform X7: MSDDPKNMALATNLEALSLANHDFSFSLYKELAKTEKGNIFYSPFSIHVIMFMASIGAASKTFDEMIATIHLNKTTHSLEAYRNLLEDLISENDNLKLATGMFVDTAFNVKDSFVENSKKYLKSSMEKLNFKKDPEQQRQYLNNWVLNKTNNKIKDLFPKDSINQATALVLANAVHFKSGWAHTFNDAEDDSFYLTPNNKVTVKMMTLRHDLQYYHDNDLKFAALELPYEHHAFKMMILLPDAKDGLQELENNFSKINLHDISKKMTQYHVTVKLPRFKLEHSLQLEEVLSNLGCPTMFTRAANFSNIVESGDLFVSKVLHKAYVDVNEKGTEAAAATGWSMDNSMSFPGTKNRSVFRVDHPFAFFVLSHFDYSHVIFTGKIVTL; the protein is encoded by the exons ATGAGTGACG ATCCAAAAAATATGGCACTCGCCACAAATTTAGAAGCGTTAAGCTTGGCAAATcatgatttttcattttctttgtACAAG GAATTGGCCAAAACTGAAAAaggaaatattttctattctcCTTTCAGTATCCATGTCATCATGTTTATGGCTAGTATTGGAGCAGCTTCAAAAACCTTTGACGAAATGATTGCcactattcatttaaataaaactactcATTCTCTGGAAGCTTATAGGAATTTATTGGAAGACTTAATA agTGAAAATGATAATCTGAAACTGGCGACTGGAATGTTTGTTGATACTGCTTTCAATGTTAAAGATAGTTTTGTGGAAAACTccaaaaaatacttgaaatctTCCAtggaaaaattgaatttcaagAAAGACCCAGAACAACAgcgtcaatatttaaataattgggtCTTAAACAAAACCAATAACAAAATCAAAGATTTATTTCCCaaag ACTCCATTAATCAAGCCACTGCTTTAGTATTGGCAAAtgctgtacattttaaaagtggGTGGGcacatacatttaatgatgCAGAAGACGATTCTTTTTATCTGACTCCAAACAACAAAGTAACAGTCAAAATGATGACTTTAAGACATGATTTGCAATACTACCATGATAATGACCTAAAATTTGCTGCTCTTGAATTACCATATGAA catCATGCTTTCAAAATGATGATTTTGTTGCCTGACGCTAAAGATGGCTTGCAAGAGCTGgagaataatttttcaaaaattaacttacatGATATTTCAAAGAAAATGACCCAATATCATGTTACTGTCAAATTACCTCGTTTCAAATTAGAGCATTCACTTCAATTAGAAGAAGTCTTATCAAAT CTTGGATGTCCAACAATGTTTACACGAGCGGCAAACTTTTCTAACATTGTTGAAAGTGGTGATCTATTTGTGAGTAAGGTTCTGCATAAAGCATATGTTGATGTCAATGAAAAAGGAACTGAGGCTGCAGCAGCTACAg GATGGTCTATGGACAACAGTATGAGTTTTCCAGGAACAAAAAATAGAAGTGTATTCAGAGTCGACCATCCGtttgcattttttgttttatcacaTTTTGATTATTCTCATGTAATTTTTACTGGCAAAATAGTTACTCTGTGA
- the LOC114127064 gene encoding serpin B6-like isoform X2 — translation MSDDPKNMALATNLEALSLANHDFSFSLYKELAKTEKGNIFYSPFSIHVIMFMASIGAASKTFDEMIATIHLNKTTHSLEAYRNLLEDLISENDNLKLATGMFVDTAFNVKDSFVENSKKYLKSSMEKLNFKKDPEQQRQYLNNWVLNKTNNKIKDLFPKDSINQATALVLANAVHFKSGWAHTFNDAEDDSFYLTPNNKVTVKMMTLRHDLQYYHDNDLKFAALELPYEHHAFKMMILLPDAKDGLQELENNFSKINLHDISKKMTQYHVTVKLPRFKLEHSLQLEEVLSNLGCPTMFTRAANFSNIVESGDLFVSKVLHKAYVDVNEKGTEAAAATGMTMLTRCLMTPRAYDEVEFFANCPYIFFIMGQNNELLFFGRVQNLSEN, via the exons ATGAGTGACG ATCCAAAAAATATGGCACTCGCCACAAATTTAGAAGCGTTAAGCTTGGCAAATcatgatttttcattttctttgtACAAG GAATTGGCCAAAACTGAAAAaggaaatattttctattctcCTTTCAGTATCCATGTCATCATGTTTATGGCTAGTATTGGAGCAGCTTCAAAAACCTTTGACGAAATGATTGCcactattcatttaaataaaactactcATTCTCTGGAAGCTTATAGGAATTTATTGGAAGACTTAATA agTGAAAATGATAATCTGAAACTGGCGACTGGAATGTTTGTTGATACTGCTTTCAATGTTAAAGATAGTTTTGTGGAAAACTccaaaaaatacttgaaatctTCCAtggaaaaattgaatttcaagAAAGACCCAGAACAACAgcgtcaatatttaaataattgggtCTTAAACAAAACCAATAACAAAATCAAAGATTTATTTCCCaaag ACTCCATTAATCAAGCCACTGCTTTAGTATTGGCAAAtgctgtacattttaaaagtggGTGGGcacatacatttaatgatgCAGAAGACGATTCTTTTTATCTGACTCCAAACAACAAAGTAACAGTCAAAATGATGACTTTAAGACATGATTTGCAATACTACCATGATAATGACCTAAAATTTGCTGCTCTTGAATTACCATATGAA catCATGCTTTCAAAATGATGATTTTGTTGCCTGACGCTAAAGATGGCTTGCAAGAGCTGgagaataatttttcaaaaattaacttacatGATATTTCAAAGAAAATGACCCAATATCATGTTACTGTCAAATTACCTCGTTTCAAATTAGAGCATTCACTTCAATTAGAAGAAGTCTTATCAAAT CTTGGATGTCCAACAATGTTTACACGAGCGGCAAACTTTTCTAACATTGTTGAAAGTGGTGATCTATTTGTGAGTAAGGTTCTGCATAAAGCATATGTTGATGTCAATGAAAAAGGAACTGAGGCTGCAGCAGCTACAg GAATGACTATGCTTACCCGGTGTTTGATGACCCCCAGAGCATACGACGAAGTTGAATTTTTCGCAAATTGTCCATACATCTTCTTTATAATGGGCCAAAACAatgaacttttattttttggccGAGTACAAAATTtatctgaaaattaa
- the LOC114127064 gene encoding leukocyte elastase inhibitor-like isoform X1 yields the protein MSDDPKNMALATNLEALSLANHDFSFSLYKELAKTEKGNIFYSPFSIHVIMFMASIGAASKTFDEMIATIHLNKTTHSLEAYRNLLEDLISENDNLKLATGMFVDTAFNVKDSFVENSKKYLKSSMEKLNFKKDPEQQRQYLNNWVLNKTNNKIKDLFPKDSINQATALVLANAVHFKSGWAHTFNDAEDDSFYLTPNNKVTVKMMTLRHDLQYYHDNDLKFAALELPYEHHAFKMMILLPDAKDGLQELENNFSKINLHDISKKMTQYHVTVKLPRFKLEHSLQLEEVLSNLGCPTMFTRAANFSNIVESGDLFVSKVLHKAYVDVNEKGTEAAAATGMKIRMKRSLIMNEHKDFIVDHPFIFFILTASCSVIFVGRMTKIDSLAHLIKEEL from the exons ATGAGTGACG ATCCAAAAAATATGGCACTCGCCACAAATTTAGAAGCGTTAAGCTTGGCAAATcatgatttttcattttctttgtACAAG GAATTGGCCAAAACTGAAAAaggaaatattttctattctcCTTTCAGTATCCATGTCATCATGTTTATGGCTAGTATTGGAGCAGCTTCAAAAACCTTTGACGAAATGATTGCcactattcatttaaataaaactactcATTCTCTGGAAGCTTATAGGAATTTATTGGAAGACTTAATA agTGAAAATGATAATCTGAAACTGGCGACTGGAATGTTTGTTGATACTGCTTTCAATGTTAAAGATAGTTTTGTGGAAAACTccaaaaaatacttgaaatctTCCAtggaaaaattgaatttcaagAAAGACCCAGAACAACAgcgtcaatatttaaataattgggtCTTAAACAAAACCAATAACAAAATCAAAGATTTATTTCCCaaag ACTCCATTAATCAAGCCACTGCTTTAGTATTGGCAAAtgctgtacattttaaaagtggGTGGGcacatacatttaatgatgCAGAAGACGATTCTTTTTATCTGACTCCAAACAACAAAGTAACAGTCAAAATGATGACTTTAAGACATGATTTGCAATACTACCATGATAATGACCTAAAATTTGCTGCTCTTGAATTACCATATGAA catCATGCTTTCAAAATGATGATTTTGTTGCCTGACGCTAAAGATGGCTTGCAAGAGCTGgagaataatttttcaaaaattaacttacatGATATTTCAAAGAAAATGACCCAATATCATGTTACTGTCAAATTACCTCGTTTCAAATTAGAGCATTCACTTCAATTAGAAGAAGTCTTATCAAAT CTTGGATGTCCAACAATGTTTACACGAGCGGCAAACTTTTCTAACATTGTTGAAAGTGGTGATCTATTTGTGAGTAAGGTTCTGCATAAAGCATATGTTGATGTCAATGAAAAAGGAACTGAGGCTGCAGCAGCTACAg gtatgaaAATCCGTATGAAGAGAAgtttaataatgaatgaaCATAAAGATTTCATTGTTGATcatccatttatattttttattttaactgcaAGTTGTAGCGTTATTTTTGTAGGTCGAATGACCAAAATTGATTCATTAGCTCATCTTATTAAAGAAGAACTTTAA
- the LOC114127064 gene encoding leukocyte elastase inhibitor-like isoform X4 produces MALATNLEALSLANHDFSFSLYKELAKTEKGNIFYSPFSIHVIMFMASIGAASKTFDEMIATIHLNKTTHSLEAYRNLLEDLISENDNLKLATGMFVDTAFNVKDSFVENSKKYLKSSMEKLNFKKDPEQQRQYLNNWVLNKTNNKIKDLFPKDSINQATALVLANAVHFKSGWAHTFNDAEDDSFYLTPNNKVTVKMMTLRHDLQYYHDNDLKFAALELPYEHHAFKMMILLPDAKDGLQELENNFSKINLHDISKKMTQYHVTVKLPRFKLEHSLQLEEVLSNLGCPTMFTRAANFSNIVESGDLFVSKVLHKAYVDVNEKGTEAAAATGMKIRMKRSLIMNEHKDFIVDHPFIFFILTASCSVIFVGRMTKIDSLAHLIKEEL; encoded by the exons ATGGCACTCGCCACAAATTTAGAAGCGTTAAGCTTGGCAAATcatgatttttcattttctttgtACAAG GAATTGGCCAAAACTGAAAAaggaaatattttctattctcCTTTCAGTATCCATGTCATCATGTTTATGGCTAGTATTGGAGCAGCTTCAAAAACCTTTGACGAAATGATTGCcactattcatttaaataaaactactcATTCTCTGGAAGCTTATAGGAATTTATTGGAAGACTTAATA agTGAAAATGATAATCTGAAACTGGCGACTGGAATGTTTGTTGATACTGCTTTCAATGTTAAAGATAGTTTTGTGGAAAACTccaaaaaatacttgaaatctTCCAtggaaaaattgaatttcaagAAAGACCCAGAACAACAgcgtcaatatttaaataattgggtCTTAAACAAAACCAATAACAAAATCAAAGATTTATTTCCCaaag ACTCCATTAATCAAGCCACTGCTTTAGTATTGGCAAAtgctgtacattttaaaagtggGTGGGcacatacatttaatgatgCAGAAGACGATTCTTTTTATCTGACTCCAAACAACAAAGTAACAGTCAAAATGATGACTTTAAGACATGATTTGCAATACTACCATGATAATGACCTAAAATTTGCTGCTCTTGAATTACCATATGAA catCATGCTTTCAAAATGATGATTTTGTTGCCTGACGCTAAAGATGGCTTGCAAGAGCTGgagaataatttttcaaaaattaacttacatGATATTTCAAAGAAAATGACCCAATATCATGTTACTGTCAAATTACCTCGTTTCAAATTAGAGCATTCACTTCAATTAGAAGAAGTCTTATCAAAT CTTGGATGTCCAACAATGTTTACACGAGCGGCAAACTTTTCTAACATTGTTGAAAGTGGTGATCTATTTGTGAGTAAGGTTCTGCATAAAGCATATGTTGATGTCAATGAAAAAGGAACTGAGGCTGCAGCAGCTACAg gtatgaaAATCCGTATGAAGAGAAgtttaataatgaatgaaCATAAAGATTTCATTGTTGATcatccatttatattttttattttaactgcaAGTTGTAGCGTTATTTTTGTAGGTCGAATGACCAAAATTGATTCATTAGCTCATCTTATTAAAGAAGAACTTTAA